Proteins encoded within one genomic window of Bemisia tabaci chromosome 2, PGI_BMITA_v3:
- the LOC109032048 gene encoding uncharacterized protein, giving the protein MDKNSLKYVLINGKPVLVRFTPSTQAPLIKNQNITLRPATGPEKNDPLPPSQKKQNITIRPATGPENNDPPPPSQKNQNITIRPATGPENNDPPPPSQKPAKKKPPTDKDKWNPEQTLELIMAVKEHPSLYDTKSETFHNRVKREESWSMVSKQVSLFKEGTTVDDVKAKWHSLRTQFAAEQKKVRESTGTGAAGGKKGYTPSMKFYHEIYFIKEFIDARRTVDNSESEDIFDAIIRQEEEEDGIVHESKKLPGPPIKRRKSNPSVSDSQFAEALKQTGSALETLAKNKSEKSTPAATEKAKDHFDVIGSYVASKLRSMDPEDATRAENRIMTVLIEQHK; this is encoded by the exons ATGGATAAGAATTCCTTAAAATATGTACTTATTAATGGCAAGCCAGTTTTGGTAAGATTTACACCAAGTACACAAGCACCTCTGATTAAAAATCAGAATATTACTCTTCGACCAGCAACAGGTCCTGAGAAGAATGACCCTCTGCCTCCGAGCCAAAAAAAACAGAATATTACTATTCGACCAGCAACAGGTCCAGAGAATAATGACCCTCCGCCTCCGAGtcaaaaaaatcagaatattaCTATTCGGCCAGCAACAGGTCCAGAGAATAATGACCCTCCGCCTCCGAGTCAAAAACCAGCAAAAAAGAAGCCACCCACTGATAAGGACAAGTGGAACCCGGAACAGACTTTAGAGCTCATCATGGCTGTCAAAGAACATCCCAGTCTATACGACACTAAATCAGAAACATTTCATAATCGGGTCAAAAGGGAGGAGAGCTGGAGCATGGTATCAAAGCAAGTGTCTCTTTTCAAGGAAGGCACAACTG TCGATGATGTCAAAGCCAAATGGCATTCTTTACGTACTCAGTTTGCGGCAGAACAGAAGAAAGTGAGAGAGAGCACGGGTACTGGTGCTgctggaggaaaaaaaggataCACCCCCTCTATGAAGTTCTATCATGAAATATATTTCATCAAAGAATTCATAGATGCTCGTAGAACAGTCGATAACTCTGAGTCTGAAGACATATTTGATGCAATCATTCGCCAAGAAGAG GAGGAGGATGGTATTGTTCATGAGAGTAAGAAGTTACCAGGTCCTccaatcaaaagaagaaagagcAACCCAAGTGTTAGTGATTCACAGTTTGCTGAAGCTTTGAAGCAAACTGGCTCAGCTCTTGAAACCTTGGCCAAGAATAAATCAGAAAAGTCAACTCCGGCGGCTACTGAAAAAGCTAAAGATCACTTTGATGTTATCGGCTCCTATGTTGCCTCCAAACTTCGGTCAATGGATCCAGAAGATGCCACAAGAGCCGAAAATCGCATAATGACAGTGTTGATTGAACAGCACAAATAG